The Selenihalanaerobacter shriftii genome includes the window TAGCATGTCGATGCAAATGACGGTATTCACCATGGACGGGAACAAAAAACTTAGGCTGTACTAAGTTCATCATTAATTTCAATTCTTCTTGGCTGGCATGTCCAGAAACATGAACGCCAGAAACTGACTCATATATAACTTCAGCTCCTCGCTTAAGAAGTTTATTAATAGTTCTTCCAACCGACCGTTCATTACCAGGAATTGCTCTAGCAGAAACAACAACTGTGTCACCATCTTGAATATTTATATGTCTATGGTCACCACGAGCCATCCTAGTTAAGGCTGCCATTGGTTCCCCTTGACTTCCAGTAGTTATTAATACAATCTTATCATCATTTAGACCACTTAAATCCTGCATATCTACTAACATACCATCAGGAATATTTAAATAACCTAACTCTTTAGCAATATGAACATTATTAATCATGCTTCTTCCTGTAACAGCAATTTTACGATTGTTTTCGAAAGCTGAATCTATAAATTGCTGAATTCTATCAATATTAGAAGCAAATGATGCAACAATAATTCTTCCCCTAGCATTACTAAATATTTCATCGATAGATTCACCGACTACCTTCTCTGACATAGTATATCCTGGCCGTTCTGCATTGGTACTATCAGAAAATAAAGCTAGTACACCTTCATCACCTAACTCTGCCAATCGGTGAATATCGGCCATCTGCCCATTAGTAGGGGTTTGATCAAATTTAAAATCACTAGCATATACTAAAACACCAGCAGGGGTATGAATTGCTAAAGCACAAGCATCAGCAATGCTGTGATTTACCCGAATAAATTCCACATTAAAATTTTGACCAATTTCTACTGAATGTCCTGGGTAAACATGCTTTAAATAAGAATCACTTAAGACACCATGTTCCTTTAACTTACCTCTTAATAAACCTAAAGTAAGTTTTGTCCCATAAACTGGAACATTAATCTCTTTTAAAATATAAGGCAAAGCCCCAATATGGTCTAGGTGCCCATGAGTAAGCACGATTCCTTTAATACGCTCTTGATTCTTTTTTAAATAAGTAATATCTGGAATTACTAGATCTATCCCTAATAGATCATCTTCTGGAAACATAATTCCAGCATCAACTATTAATATCTCATCTTCTACTTCAACTACCATCATATTCTTTCCGATCTCCCCAACCCCACCTAATGGAATTAAAGAAACATTATCTATTTGATTGTGATTATTCGACATTTAATTAATTAACACCTCCATAGTTTTTTTAATATTATCTCTCAATTATACTTTTAACTACTTTTTAATTTATTTAAAAGCCGATCCCGCTCTCAAGATCTAAAAAATAACAAAACCCGTCCCTAATTATCCTATTTATTATTATAAAGGATTTATCCCATTAAAACAAGGAAAAAAATAAAAAAGGCCAATATATCTCTCTTAAAAGATATATTGACCAATAAATAGATTTATAATAACTTAAATATATAATCTAATTTAATCTAATCCAATCTCTCCTGTTTCAGCATCTAGTGCATGACAGCTGACACAACCTGCTGTTCCACTCTTTACATCTGCTAGAAAATGATTTTCTTCAGGAGTTCCTACTAAATGCACCTCATGTAATATCTTACCAAAATTACTTGAGTGACAAGTCATACACTTTTCAGGTCCCTCATTACTTACCATAGAAGAAACATCAGCATGCTTCCCTTCTTTAGCCATAGCCTTAATTTCGTTCTTTAAATTATATTTACTATCCGGTTTATGGCAACTTACAGCACAACCCTTATTCTGTTTTACCATATCTTCAACTGATTTAGGACTACTAGCAAAAACTAGTGTAGTCATTAAAGTAATCATGACTGCAACCATTAATAAAATTAACAACGATTTTTTCATACCTACCCCTCCTAATAATAAACATCATTTTATAGATTTTTTATATTCCTTATGTATATTATTTCACATATAAATCATCATCAAAAGATGTCAAATGTCCTAATATTTTTGTGATATTTGTCCTATAATAAAATACAAGTTAAAAATGCTATAAACTTAGAAAACTAAGTTATAAATAAAAAAGGTGTGTAGTTAACTACACACCTTTAATCTTACACTAAATTATACTCTTTTAAAAGTACCTCTAATACTGCTTTTTCTTCTTGATCAATATCAGCTAAAGGCGGCCTAACCGGTCCCACTTTTTGCCCTAATAAGTTTAAAGAACATTTAACAGGTATTGGATTAGGAGTTATAAACATTTTGCCAAATAGTTCTCCTAATTCAGCATTTAAATCTGCTGCTTCCTTTACTTTACCAGCTTTATAAAGAGTAATCATTTCTTTAATCTGATTACCTACTAAATGGGAAGATACACTAATCACTCCAGTTCCTCCTATACTTAAAATAGGTAAAGTTAATCCATCATCACCACTATAAATCAAAAATTCATCATCTGTTAGACGATTAATAGTAGCCGCCTGCTCTACATCTCCACTGGCTTCTTTAATAGCTACTATGTTTTCAATTTCAGCTAACTTAGCCACTGTTTCAGGTTCAATATTTCTAGAAGTTCTTCCAGGAACATTATATAAAATCACTGGTAGGTCAGTTTCTTTAGCTACCATTTTAAAATGACGGTATAAGCCTGATTGAGGTGGTTTGTTATAATACGGAGTAACTAACATTACACCATCTACTCCTATTGCTTCTATCTTTTTAGTCATTTCTATACTAGCACTAGTTGAATAAGATCCAGTTCCTACAATAACTTTAGCTCTTCCACCTACTTCTTCCTTAACAGTTTTTACTAATTTAATCTTTTCATCTTTAGTTAAAGTCGGTACTTCACCAGTAGTTCCTAAGACTAATATTCCATCTGAACCATTTTCAACTAAGTAATTAGCTAGTTCTGCTGTAGCTTCATAATCAACTTCTAAATCAGTATTAAACGGAGTCACCATTGCCGTTATCACTTCACCAAATTCCATATTAAACCCCTCCATAAAATTAATCTGCTAAATTAAATTGATCATGTAATGCACATAGAGCCTTCTTTTCATCTTCTTTGTTAATTAAACAAGAAATAGTAGTATGTGAATCAGTTGTTTGATAAATGGATATATTATTACCATCTAAAGCTTTCGTTACCCGGGCCATTACTCCAGGAAGCCCAGTCATTCCTGCTCCTACAACGGAAACTTTAATCAAACTATTTCCTATTTCATAATTATATTCAGTTTCAGATAATACTTCTTCTGTCTTCTCTACCAAGCGTTCATCAATTATAAATGTAATCATCTCCGGTCGCACATTAATAAAGTCAACACTAATCCCTGTATTGGCTAAAACTTCAAAACAGCCTAAAGCAGTAGCATTCTCTTTTTCTGCTCGAGGAATAATTTTGACTAAACTAACATTAGTACGACTAGTAACTCCGGTTACTGGTCTATCTCCTTTTATATCTATTTCATTATTATGCTTAAATGCATTAGAAATAACAGTGCCTGAACTATCACTAAATGTAGATTTAATCATTAAAGGAACTCTTTCCCGCATAGCTATTTCTGCTGCTCGTGGATGGATGACTCGAGCTCCTTGATAAGCTAATTCACATGCTTCATTGTAAGTAACATGTTTTAAAGTCTTAGCATTAGGTACTAAATTAGGATCAGCTGTCATGACTCCTTCTACATCAGTATAAATCTCTACCATTTCTGCATGTAATGCAGCCCCTAATACACAAGCTGTTGTATCACTACCTCCTCTACCTAAAGTAGTTATATCACCATCCTTAGTAATACCCTGAAATCCAGCTACTATAGGTATTAAATTATCATCTAGTGTCTCTCTAATTTTAGTAGGTTTCACTTCTAAAATCCTAGTGTCCCCATAATTATCATCTGTTATAATACCGGCCTGAGCTCCTGTTAAAGATCTATAATCATACCCTCGAGCTTTTAATCCTTGCCCTATTATGACTGTAGAGATAATCTCACCACAAGACATTATAAGATCCTTATCTCTAGGATTAATATGCTCATAAGCACCTTCAGCTAAGCCAATTAAAGTGTCTGTAGCATAAGGGGCTCCTTCTCGTCCCATAGCTGATACAACAATTACTGGTCTATAGCCTTGATTAATACTATTAATCACCTTTTCAACGACCATTTGTCTCTTTTTTTCTGTATCTAAAGAAGATCCCCCAAATTTTTGAATTAAGGTATTTCGCATTCCCCCACCTCTCTTTCTAACTATAAAGCATTATTCTCAATTAATTTTTCAGCAATCTGAACTGTATTTAATGCTGCTCCTTTCCGTAGGTTGTTAGCTACAATCCAAAGGTTTAAACCTGCATCTATAGTATTATCCTTTCGAATTCTACCTACTAAGATATCATCTATTTCCTCTATTTGATTCTGCATTGGATAAACTAATTCTTCTGGATTATCAACTACCCTTACTCCTTCAGCAGCATCTAACAGTTCTTTTGCTTCTTTTACTTCTAATTCAGCCCCTAGCTCTAAATTAACGGATTCTGCATGACCAATTAATACTGGAATCCTTACTGTAGTTGCTGTTACTTTAATAGAATCATCACCCATAATCTTTTTAGTTTCATTAACCATCTTCATCTCTTCTTTAGTATAGCCATCATCAAAAAAGATATCAATATGTGGCAAAGCATTAAAAGCAATTTGGTGTGGATATACTTCAGCCTTAGCTTCTTTTCCTTCTAAAATACTCTTAGACTGTTCTAATAATTCATCCATAGCAGCTTTACCAGATCCTGAAACCGCTTGATAAGTCGACACTACAATTCTTTTAATCCCTACCTGATCGTAAATTGGTTTCAAAGCACCTACCATTTGAATAGTAGAACAATTAGGATTAGCAATAATACCTTTATGATTATTAATATCTTCTGGATTCACTTCTGGAACTACTAATGGTATTTCTGGATCCATTCTAAATGCACTACTATTATCAACTACCACTGTTCCCCTCTTAGCTGCTTCTGGTGCAAGTTTTTTACTAGCTGCACTACCAGCACTAAATAAAGCAATATCAATATCCTCAAATACTTCAGGAGTAGCTTCTATCGCCTCATATTCTACTCCATCCTCAGTAGTAAATGTTCCATCTTCTTTTTCTAATAATCTTAATTCATTATATGGAAGTCCTCTTTCTTGAACTATACTTAACATTTCTCTTCCTACTGCTCCCGCAGCACCGACTATCGCTACATTATATTTTCCCATAATTATTAATACCTCCTATACATTTTAGTGTATAAATTTATATTTAATCCATAATTAATAACATAATTAGTAAGTAACTATTCTTTTATATTAAACTCATTAATTATCACCATATAATTATTATATACCATTATATTCTATAATTACAGGCTGAATTTGCTTCTCATCTAAAGCATACTCTATAACTTCAGGAATTAAATCAATTCTAGCAATTAATGAATTAACTTTCTCTTGAGGATTATCTTGCCCAAAAGGAACAAAGTATATATTTTTAGTATTTAATAACTTACCTATATTCTGGGCATTATTCCCTAATCCATCATTAGTTGCTATTGCTATAACTACCGGCCTATCATTTCTTAAATGCGCTTTAATAGCCATTAAAACTGTAGTATCTGTGATTGCATTAGCAAGTTTAGCTACAGTATTTCCAGTACAAGGTGCTACTATTAATATATCTAAAAGCTTGCCTGGACCAATAGGTTCCGCTTCTATAATGTTAGTTCTTAACTCATTTCCTGTAATATCCTCTATTTTATTTATCCATTTATCTGTTGTACCAAACTTAGTATCTGTCTCTTGAACAACTTCAGAAATGATAGGATAAACTATTCCCCCCGCCTCTACTATTCTTTTTAATTGAGGGATGATTTTAGCTAAAGTACAGAATGAACCAGTAACTGCAAAACCTATTCTTTTACCCTTTAATTTCAAATATGCACACCTCCTTTGGAAGGTCAATATCTATAATTCTTCTATAATTAAACGTGGAATAACATCTCCTAAAATTTGACCAGCAGTCTTAGGGGCTACTTTTCCTGGTAAACCTAAACTCAGTATTGATTTAATACCTAATTCCTCTGCAGCGTCAAAATCTGTGCCACCAGGACTAGATGCTAGGTCGATAATTATAGCTTCCTGCTTTACTCTAGTTAAGATATCTCTAGTTAAGACCATTTTCGGAACAGTATTAAAAATAAAATCCATATCCGTAATGGTTACTTTTAACTCAGAAAAATCAACAGGGATAATTCCCATTTCTTTTGCTCTAGCTCTATCAGCTGGATTTCTAGCTACCCCATAAGTCTTACTTCCTAATCCAGCTAACATCCTAGCTTGAGTTAAGCCAACCCTACCTAAACCTAAAACCATGGATTTATTACTATGTAGTGTAATGTTTGATTCTTCCATTGCAACCTGAATTGCACCTTCAGCAGTAGGAATGGCATTAAGAATAGCTATTTCATCTAATTTGGCCATTTCAACCAGTTTTATATTATGTTTCTCACAATAATCTACTAACTTACCTCTAGCTATTCCAATAAAAAATAAAGTTCCAAATTCTAAATTAGCAAAGAATTCTTCTGTTAATTTGATCTCTTTATCAATAAAAGTAGCCTTAAGATATCCTGTTTCATCAGCACTGACCATAGGAGCAATAACTACATCAACATTATTAGTAACTTCTGATAACTCATCTTTTACTATAATATCTAAGTCTTCATCTGCAGGCATTCCTAAAGTTTTAATATGAGCTCCTGTAGCTACTAAGAGTTTAAGCATTCTTTGTTCACGTCTGTCCCCGCCTAAAACTGCTATTTTAGTTCCTTTTAATCCCGTTTTCATTTAATCCTCCTTCCTCGCAACTTTTCTAATCATTAATATTATATGGTTAACCTTCCAAAGTAGTGCTTGTCAACTTTAAAATTTCATTAAATTATCTAATCCATAAACTACTCCATCTATATTCTTTAGCTTGTCAATAGCTAATTTAACCCCTGGCATAAATGAACGACGATCAATCGAA containing:
- a CDS encoding dipicolinate synthase subunit B, producing MKLKGKRIGFAVTGSFCTLAKIIPQLKRIVEAGGIVYPIISEVVQETDTKFGTTDKWINKIEDITGNELRTNIIEAEPIGPGKLLDILIVAPCTGNTVAKLANAITDTTVLMAIKAHLRNDRPVVIAIATNDGLGNNAQNIGKLLNTKNIYFVPFGQDNPQEKVNSLIARIDLIPEVIEYALDEKQIQPVIIEYNGI
- the dpsA gene encoding dipicolinate synthase subunit DpsA, whose translation is MKTGLKGTKIAVLGGDRREQRMLKLLVATGAHIKTLGMPADEDLDIIVKDELSEVTNNVDVVIAPMVSADETGYLKATFIDKEIKLTEEFFANLEFGTLFFIGIARGKLVDYCEKHNIKLVEMAKLDEIAILNAIPTAEGAIQVAMEESNITLHSNKSMVLGLGRVGLTQARMLAGLGSKTYGVARNPADRARAKEMGIIPVDFSELKVTITDMDFIFNTVPKMVLTRDILTRVKQEAIIIDLASSPGGTDFDAAEELGIKSILSLGLPGKVAPKTAGQILGDVIPRLIIEEL
- a CDS encoding aspartate-semialdehyde dehydrogenase, which gives rise to MGKYNVAIVGAAGAVGREMLSIVQERGLPYNELRLLEKEDGTFTTEDGVEYEAIEATPEVFEDIDIALFSAGSAASKKLAPEAAKRGTVVVDNSSAFRMDPEIPLVVPEVNPEDINNHKGIIANPNCSTIQMVGALKPIYDQVGIKRIVVSTYQAVSGSGKAAMDELLEQSKSILEGKEAKAEVYPHQIAFNALPHIDIFFDDGYTKEEMKMVNETKKIMGDDSIKVTATTVRIPVLIGHAESVNLELGAELEVKEAKELLDAAEGVRVVDNPEELVYPMQNQIEEIDDILVGRIRKDNTIDAGLNLWIVANNLRKGAALNTVQIAEKLIENNAL
- the dapA gene encoding 4-hydroxy-tetrahydrodipicolinate synthase, producing the protein MEFGEVITAMVTPFNTDLEVDYEATAELANYLVENGSDGILVLGTTGEVPTLTKDEKIKLVKTVKEEVGGRAKVIVGTGSYSTSASIEMTKKIEAIGVDGVMLVTPYYNKPPQSGLYRHFKMVAKETDLPVILYNVPGRTSRNIEPETVAKLAEIENIVAIKEASGDVEQAATINRLTDDEFLIYSGDDGLTLPILSIGGTGVISVSSHLVGNQIKEMITLYKAGKVKEAADLNAELGELFGKMFITPNPIPVKCSLNLLGQKVGPVRPPLADIDQEEKAVLEVLLKEYNLV
- the dapG gene encoding aspartate kinase, with amino-acid sequence MRNTLIQKFGGSSLDTEKKRQMVVEKVINSINQGYRPVIVVSAMGREGAPYATDTLIGLAEGAYEHINPRDKDLIMSCGEIISTVIIGQGLKARGYDYRSLTGAQAGIITDDNYGDTRILEVKPTKIRETLDDNLIPIVAGFQGITKDGDITTLGRGGSDTTACVLGAALHAEMVEIYTDVEGVMTADPNLVPNAKTLKHVTYNEACELAYQGARVIHPRAAEIAMRERVPLMIKSTFSDSSGTVISNAFKHNNEIDIKGDRPVTGVTSRTNVSLVKIIPRAEKENATALGCFEVLANTGISVDFINVRPEMITFIIDERLVEKTEEVLSETEYNYEIGNSLIKVSVVGAGMTGLPGVMARVTKALDGNNISIYQTTDSHTTISCLINKEDEKKALCALHDQFNLAD
- a CDS encoding ribonuclease J, with amino-acid sequence MSNNHNQIDNVSLIPLGGVGEIGKNMMVVEVEDEILIVDAGIMFPEDDLLGIDLVIPDITYLKKNQERIKGIVLTHGHLDHIGALPYILKEINVPVYGTKLTLGLLRGKLKEHGVLSDSYLKHVYPGHSVEIGQNFNVEFIRVNHSIADACALAIHTPAGVLVYASDFKFDQTPTNGQMADIHRLAELGDEGVLALFSDSTNAERPGYTMSEKVVGESIDEIFSNARGRIIVASFASNIDRIQQFIDSAFENNRKIAVTGRSMINNVHIAKELGYLNIPDGMLVDMQDLSGLNDDKIVLITTGSQGEPMAALTRMARGDHRHINIQDGDTVVVSARAIPGNERSVGRTINKLLKRGAEVIYESVSGVHVSGHASQEELKLMMNLVQPKFFVPVHGEYRHLHRHANLAKEVGIPEENIFITEPGNVLEFSNSNGQTAGSVKAGRVLVDGLGVGDVGNIVLRDRRLLSQDGILIVVVTIDKKGKNVAGPDIISRGFVYVRESEALISAATSRVENALEECEENNVTEWSVLKSKIKNALGSFIYHKIKRRPMILPIIMEV